The segment ATGTTATATGTTTTTTAGGCCGCTAAGCCATTTTTTGAAGTTGAGATGCGAAAATTACGCGCCTTGCTCTTCTTTTTGTTCTGCAACAGCTTTTGTTGCAAGTGCGAAGTTGCGCACTGGAGCTTGAAGAACAGATAAAAGCATTGATAATAGACCTTCGCGTGATGGAAGTTCTGCAAGAGCTTTAACGTCTTCAGCAGATGCCACAGTACCTTCGATGATACCAGCTTTAATTTCAAGCGCTTCGTTTTTCTTAGCGAAATCGTTGATGATTTTAGCTGGAGCTACTACGTCCTCTTTAGAGAATGCGATAGCGTTTGGACCAGTTAAAAATTCATTGATTCCCTCAAGACCAACAGTTTCAGCAGCACGACGAGATAAAGTATTTTTGTAAACTTTAAACTCAACACCCGCTTCACGTAATTGCTTACGTAATTCAGTTACTTGTGCAACAGTTAAACCACGGTAATCTACAACTACTACAGAAGCAGCAGCTGAAAATTTATCAGCGATTTCTTGAACTTGAACTTTTTTAGTTTCGATTGCTTTGCTCATGATGACACCTCCTATTAGAATGAGTCATTTATACCGACAAAGAAAGCCTCTACATCTTAATAGACATAGAGGCAGAAAGTACATCATCTTAAAAAGAATCCGAA is part of the Solibacillus sp. FSL K6-1523 genome and harbors:
- the rplJ gene encoding 50S ribosomal protein L10 translates to MSKAIETKKVQVQEIADKFSAAASVVVVDYRGLTVAQVTELRKQLREAGVEFKVYKNTLSRRAAETVGLEGINEFLTGPNAIAFSKEDVVAPAKIINDFAKKNEALEIKAGIIEGTVASAEDVKALAELPSREGLLSMLLSVLQAPVRNFALATKAVAEQKEEQGA